One genomic window of Micropterus dolomieu isolate WLL.071019.BEF.003 ecotype Adirondacks linkage group LG14, ASM2129224v1, whole genome shotgun sequence includes the following:
- the daglb gene encoding diacylglycerol lipase-beta isoform X1 produces the protein MPGIVVFGRRWGIASDDLVFPGCFELFLRVLWWIGTMILFTYHKGNFDCNGRGVLHSYLIGLLVVLGLIILSLCAIVYVSAQGTITNPGPRRSIPALVYLRALLYIPELAWACLGAVWVSDDSQGCGRATVGAVIAAVIASWIILLFTALGVVFVFDPLGNRHPQPAAMEPLGVRDMESSEGSQFLSTARSLAVKVWENRLRLLCCCLPQDESHRAAFSSIAQLVSGFFSDTDLVPSDIAAGLALLHQEQDKMEQSRDPEVIVPHSPSSPIGEDLETELEKAAHCMRFAAAAYGWPLYIYSNPLTGPCKLSGDCCRSRAAEYDIVGGDHLGCHFSSILHSTGLQYRDFIHVSFHNQIYEIPFFVALDHKREAVLVAVRGTLSLRDVLTDLSAECENLAIEGVSGACYAHKGMSQAAGYIYKKLVNDGILNQAFSIAPEYKLVITGHSLGAGTASLLAILLRNSFPTLQCYSFSPPGGLLSKSLADYSKDFVVSVVLGKDLVPRLSIPNMVDLKKRILKIVSNCNKPKYRILLRGCWYELFGGDPDDFPTEMDDRREEELSQPLLGEESLMIRHSSSYQSLASDDSPAHTAAHLPLFLPGRVLHITEDGPSRRSCFSQVRYRADWSNEMAFRSVLISPRMLADHMPDAVLRALCSLTSDKPFSLCPSSVNSSQQNNI, from the exons ATGCCTGGAATCGTGGTGTTTGGTCGACGGTGGGGGATCGCCAGTGACGACCTTGTTTTCCCCGGCTGCTTTGAACTGTTCCTCCGTGTGCTGTG GTGGATTGGCACCATGATCCTGTTCACTTACCACAAGGGTAATTTTGATTGTAATGGGAGAGGAGTTCTGCACAGCTATCTGATTGGACTGTTGGTTGTGCTCGGGCTCATCATCCTCTCACTCTGTGCTATTGTTTACGTCAGTGCCCAAG GGACTATTACAAACCCCGGCCCACGGCGCTCCATCCCTGCACTGGTGTACCTGCGTGCACTCCTGTACATCCCTGAGCTGGCGTGGGCCTGCCTGGGAGCTGTCTGGGTGTCTGATGACAGCCAAGGCTGCGGCCGTGCGACAGTAGGTGCTGTCATCGCAGCAGTGATCGCCAG CTGGATCATCCTGTTGTTCACTGCTTTGGGCGTGGTATTTGTGTTTGACCCACTGGGCAACCGCCATCCTCAGCCTGCTGCCATGGAGCCACTGGGAGTCCGAGACATGGAGAGCAGCGAGGGCTCCCAGTTCCTATCCACAGCTCGCTCCCTGGCCGTCAAGGTGTGGGAGAACAGGCTGCGGCTGCTGTGCTGTTGTCTGCCGCAGGACGAAAGCCACCGAGCAGCATTCTCCAGCATTGCACAGCTCGTCAGCGGATTCTTCTCT gacACAGACCTCGTACCCAGTGACATAGCAGCTGGTTTGGCTCTGCTGCACCAGGAGCAGGATAAGATGGAGCAAAGCAGAGACCCAGAAGTCATAGTCCCTCACAGCCCTTCCTCTCCCATC GGAGAAGATTTGGAGACGGAGTTGGAGAAAGCAGCTCACTGTATGCGGTTCGCTGCAGCAGCGTATGGCTGGCCCTTGTACATTTACTCCAACCCCCTTACAGGGCCCTGCAAACTCAGTGGAGACTG CTGTAGGAGTCGTGCGGCCGAGTATGACATCGTCGGGGGAGACCACCTCGGCTGTCATTTTTCATCCATCCTGCACAGCACTGGTTTGCAGTACAGAGACTTCATCCACGTCAGCTTCCACAACCAG ATCTATGAGATCCCCTTCTTCGTGGCTCTGGATCATAAGAGGGAGGCTGTTCTGGTGGCTGTCAGAGGAACACTGTCACTGAGG GATGTCCTGACAGACCTGTCTGCTGAATGTGAGAACCTGGCTATTGAAGGAGTGTCTGGAGCCTGCTATGCTCACAAG GGCATGTCCCAGGCGGCGGGCTATATCTACAAGAAGTTGGTTAATGATGGCATCCTGAACCAGGCTTTCTCCATCGCACCG GAGTATAAACTGGTCATCACTGGCCACAGTCTGGGTGCTGGCACAGCTTCACTGCTAGCTATCCTCTTGCGCAATTCCTTCCCCACCCTGCAGTGCTACTCATTCTCTCCACCAGGGGGACTCCTGAG TAAATCTTTAGCTGATTACTCCAAGGACTTTGTGGTCTCGGTTGTGCTGGGAAAGGACCTGGTTCCCAG ATTGAGCATTCCCAATATGGTGGATCTGAAAAAACGGATCCTTAAAATAGTTTCCAACTGCAATAAGCCTAAG TACCGCATCCTGCTGCGAGGATGTTGGTACGAGCTCTTCGGAGGAGACCCAGATGACTTCCCTACTGAGATGGACgacaggagggaggaggagctCAGCCAGCCACTGTTGGGGGAGGAGTCATTGATGATTCGCCACTCATCATCCTATCAGAGCCTGGCGTCAGATGACTCGCCTGCCCACACAGCTGCACACTTACCTCTCTTCCTGCCTGGACGCGTTCTGCATATCACAGAAGATGGGCCGTCACGGAG ATCCTGTTTTTCCCAGGTCCGCTACCGTGCAGACTGGTCCAATGAAATGGCGTTCAGGAGTGTTTTGATCAGTCCCAGGATGCTTGCAGATCACATGCCCGACGCTGTACTCCGAGCACTCTGCAGTCTGACCAGTGACAAGCCCTTCTCTCTCTGCCCGTCGTCTGTGAACAGTAGCCAGCAAAATAATATCTGA
- the daglb gene encoding diacylglycerol lipase-beta isoform X2, with translation MILFTYHKGNFDCNGRGVLHSYLIGLLVVLGLIILSLCAIVYVSAQGTITNPGPRRSIPALVYLRALLYIPELAWACLGAVWVSDDSQGCGRATVGAVIAAVIASWIILLFTALGVVFVFDPLGNRHPQPAAMEPLGVRDMESSEGSQFLSTARSLAVKVWENRLRLLCCCLPQDESHRAAFSSIAQLVSGFFSDTDLVPSDIAAGLALLHQEQDKMEQSRDPEVIVPHSPSSPIGEDLETELEKAAHCMRFAAAAYGWPLYIYSNPLTGPCKLSGDCCRSRAAEYDIVGGDHLGCHFSSILHSTGLQYRDFIHVSFHNQIYEIPFFVALDHKREAVLVAVRGTLSLRDVLTDLSAECENLAIEGVSGACYAHKGMSQAAGYIYKKLVNDGILNQAFSIAPEYKLVITGHSLGAGTASLLAILLRNSFPTLQCYSFSPPGGLLSKSLADYSKDFVVSVVLGKDLVPRLSIPNMVDLKKRILKIVSNCNKPKYRILLRGCWYELFGGDPDDFPTEMDDRREEELSQPLLGEESLMIRHSSSYQSLASDDSPAHTAAHLPLFLPGRVLHITEDGPSRRSCFSQVRYRADWSNEMAFRSVLISPRMLADHMPDAVLRALCSLTSDKPFSLCPSSVNSSQQNNI, from the exons ATGATCCTGTTCACTTACCACAAGGGTAATTTTGATTGTAATGGGAGAGGAGTTCTGCACAGCTATCTGATTGGACTGTTGGTTGTGCTCGGGCTCATCATCCTCTCACTCTGTGCTATTGTTTACGTCAGTGCCCAAG GGACTATTACAAACCCCGGCCCACGGCGCTCCATCCCTGCACTGGTGTACCTGCGTGCACTCCTGTACATCCCTGAGCTGGCGTGGGCCTGCCTGGGAGCTGTCTGGGTGTCTGATGACAGCCAAGGCTGCGGCCGTGCGACAGTAGGTGCTGTCATCGCAGCAGTGATCGCCAG CTGGATCATCCTGTTGTTCACTGCTTTGGGCGTGGTATTTGTGTTTGACCCACTGGGCAACCGCCATCCTCAGCCTGCTGCCATGGAGCCACTGGGAGTCCGAGACATGGAGAGCAGCGAGGGCTCCCAGTTCCTATCCACAGCTCGCTCCCTGGCCGTCAAGGTGTGGGAGAACAGGCTGCGGCTGCTGTGCTGTTGTCTGCCGCAGGACGAAAGCCACCGAGCAGCATTCTCCAGCATTGCACAGCTCGTCAGCGGATTCTTCTCT gacACAGACCTCGTACCCAGTGACATAGCAGCTGGTTTGGCTCTGCTGCACCAGGAGCAGGATAAGATGGAGCAAAGCAGAGACCCAGAAGTCATAGTCCCTCACAGCCCTTCCTCTCCCATC GGAGAAGATTTGGAGACGGAGTTGGAGAAAGCAGCTCACTGTATGCGGTTCGCTGCAGCAGCGTATGGCTGGCCCTTGTACATTTACTCCAACCCCCTTACAGGGCCCTGCAAACTCAGTGGAGACTG CTGTAGGAGTCGTGCGGCCGAGTATGACATCGTCGGGGGAGACCACCTCGGCTGTCATTTTTCATCCATCCTGCACAGCACTGGTTTGCAGTACAGAGACTTCATCCACGTCAGCTTCCACAACCAG ATCTATGAGATCCCCTTCTTCGTGGCTCTGGATCATAAGAGGGAGGCTGTTCTGGTGGCTGTCAGAGGAACACTGTCACTGAGG GATGTCCTGACAGACCTGTCTGCTGAATGTGAGAACCTGGCTATTGAAGGAGTGTCTGGAGCCTGCTATGCTCACAAG GGCATGTCCCAGGCGGCGGGCTATATCTACAAGAAGTTGGTTAATGATGGCATCCTGAACCAGGCTTTCTCCATCGCACCG GAGTATAAACTGGTCATCACTGGCCACAGTCTGGGTGCTGGCACAGCTTCACTGCTAGCTATCCTCTTGCGCAATTCCTTCCCCACCCTGCAGTGCTACTCATTCTCTCCACCAGGGGGACTCCTGAG TAAATCTTTAGCTGATTACTCCAAGGACTTTGTGGTCTCGGTTGTGCTGGGAAAGGACCTGGTTCCCAG ATTGAGCATTCCCAATATGGTGGATCTGAAAAAACGGATCCTTAAAATAGTTTCCAACTGCAATAAGCCTAAG TACCGCATCCTGCTGCGAGGATGTTGGTACGAGCTCTTCGGAGGAGACCCAGATGACTTCCCTACTGAGATGGACgacaggagggaggaggagctCAGCCAGCCACTGTTGGGGGAGGAGTCATTGATGATTCGCCACTCATCATCCTATCAGAGCCTGGCGTCAGATGACTCGCCTGCCCACACAGCTGCACACTTACCTCTCTTCCTGCCTGGACGCGTTCTGCATATCACAGAAGATGGGCCGTCACGGAG ATCCTGTTTTTCCCAGGTCCGCTACCGTGCAGACTGGTCCAATGAAATGGCGTTCAGGAGTGTTTTGATCAGTCCCAGGATGCTTGCAGATCACATGCCCGACGCTGTACTCCGAGCACTCTGCAGTCTGACCAGTGACAAGCCCTTCTCTCTCTGCCCGTCGTCTGTGAACAGTAGCCAGCAAAATAATATCTGA
- the mrpl58 gene encoding peptidyl-tRNA hydrolase ICT1, mitochondrial, with protein sequence MAAHIVRCSYLVCRRAGGNVNPQHGKRRSALVSHINNIVRLSVGHGTRGTDTVQDTQVHIPVDRLKVSYSRSSGPGGQHVNKVSTKAEVRFHVQTADWIPEDVRQKVFEKPGLLRAQNKNRINKAGELLVTSELSRSQQRNLSDCIQKISAIIAEASEKPREPTEEDVALRAARLEKMNKERLKQKKIHSATKKSRRVDFD encoded by the exons ATGGCGGCACACATAGTACGATGTTCTTACTTAGTTTGTCGCAGGGCAGGAGGAAACGTAAATCCACAGCATGGAAAACGAAGGAGTGCTCTAGTTAGCCACATTAACAACATTGTACGACTGAGTGTCGGTCACGGGACCCGAGGCACAGACACCGTACAG gACACCCAAGTGCACATTCCAGTGg ACCGTCTGAAAGTGTCTTACAGCAGGAGCAGTGGTCCTGGTGGTCAGCATGTGAATAAAG TCAGCACAAAAGCAGAGGTCCGATTCCACGTGCAAACAGCAGACTGGATCCCAGAAGATGTTCGACAGAAAGTCTTTGAAAAG CCCGGTCTGCTTCGTGCCCAGAACAAAAACCGCATCAATAAGGCCGGCGAGCTCCTGGTGACTTCAGAGCTTAGCCGGAGTCAGCAGAGAAACCTCTCCGATTGCATTCAGAAAATTTCTGCCATCATAGCTGAGGCCAGCGAGAAGCCACGTGAACCAACAGAAGAGGACGTAGCTCTTAGGGCAGCCAG GTTAGAGAAGATGAACAAGGAGCGACTGAAACAGAAGAAGATCCATTCAGCTACCAAGAAGAGCAGACGAGTGGACTTTGACTGA
- the LOC123983426 gene encoding cerebellar degeneration-related protein 2-like isoform X1, translating into MVSSGTMEEFVTEEEEPWYDQQDLEQDLHLAAELGKTLLERNKELEDSLQQMYITNEEQVQEIEYLSKQLDVLRDMNEQHAKVYEQLDGTARELERTNLTLVMDSKASQQKIGRLTGTIEALQNQVESLSGQVEQLRSMEQLRVRREKRERRKTIHSFPCLRELCTAPRYEDEFVVGRAESFSVDVKPQPFEEENQHLREAVSALRAAVRTERGRREGVERECNLLLAEFSRLQTRVQDAESCQGRVRELEVELQELQQLRRARNFLLSSEDDGVTLTQTVLNNTPETDTFLEVEVGETGGGVREESEGGGGVGGEALPESSPVRKSCSDTALNAIVARDASGRRRGSYALHANSVRKRGMSILREVDEQYHALLEKYEELLGKCRRHEESLCHAGVQTSRPVSRDPSMKDCAMGPTPAPPPTPTQSPSTPEAIESISKQVEAVDKRLGQNTPEYKALFKEIFSRIQKTKMDIKATKAAKSSKSGKSGKSSKQ; encoded by the exons ACCTCCACCTGGCGGCAGAACTGGGGAAGACTCTGCTGGAGAGGAACAAGGAGCTGGAGGACTCCCTGCAGCAGATGTACATCACTAATGAAGAGCAAGTGCAAGAGATTGAA TACCTATCAAAGCAGCTGGATGTTCTTCGGGACATGAACGAGCAGCATGCCAAAGTGTACGAGCAGCTGGACGGGACCGCCAGAGAGCTGGAGCGCACGAACCTCACACTGGTGATGGACAGCAAGGCCTCCCAGCAGAAGATAGGGAG GTTAACAGGGACCATTGAGGCTTTGCAGAACCAGGTGGAGTCTCTCTCAGGGCAGGTGGAGCAGCTTCGCTCCATGGAGCAGCTGCGAGTcaggagggagaagagggaaCGACGCAAGACCATACACTCCTTCCCTTGCCTGAGGGAGCTTTGCACAGCACCCAG gTATGAGGATGAGTTTGTAGTCGGCAGGGCTGAGAGTTTTTCCGTGGATGTGAAGCCTCAACCGTTTGAAGAGGAGAACCAGCACCTAAGGGAGGCGGTGTCGGCCCTTCGAGCGGCTGTCCGGACAGAGAGGGGGCGTAGAGAGGGGGTGGAGAGGGAGTGCAACCTCCTACTTGCAGAATTCTCCCGGCTGCAGACACGAGTCCAG GACGCTGAGAGCTGCCAGGGGAGGGTACGGGAGCTGGAGGTGGAGCtacaggagctgcagcagctacGTCGCGCTCGGAATTTCCTGCTGAGCAGCGAGGACGACGGCGTGACTCTTACCCAGACTGTCCTCAATAACACCCCAGAGACTGACACCTTCCTGGAGGTGGAGGTCGGGGAGACGGGAGGAGGTGTGAGGGAGGAGAGTGAAGGGGGAGGAGGTGTGGGAGGTGAGGCGCTCCCTGAGTCCAGCCCTGTGAGGAAAAGCTGCAGCGACACGGCGCTCAACGCCATCGTGGCCCGCGATGCGTCCGGCCGCAGGAGAGGCAGCTACGCCCTCCACGCCAACAGTGTGAGGAAGAGAGGGATGTCCATCCTCAGGGAGGTGGATGAGCAGTACCACGCCTTACTGGAGAAATATGAGGAGTTGTTAGGGAAGTGTAGGCGCCATGAGGAGAGCCTGTGTCACGCTGGGGTCCAGACTTCCAGACCGGTTTCCCGAGACCCGTCCATGAAAGACTGTGCTATGGGCCCCACCCCGGCGCCTCCCCCTACCCCCACCCAGTCGCCGTCCACCCCCGAGGCCATTGAGAGCATCAGCAAGCAGGTGGAGGCGGTAGATAAGAGGCTGGGACAGAACACTCCAGAGTACAAGGCCCTTTTTAAAGAGATCTTCTCTCGTATCCAAAAGACCAAGATGGACATCAAAGCTACCAAAGCTGCTAAATCTAGCAAATCTGGCAAGTCTGGCAAGTCTAGTAAACAGTAA
- the LOC123983426 gene encoding cerebellar degeneration-related protein 2-like isoform X2, with the protein MYITNEEQVQEIEYLSKQLDVLRDMNEQHAKVYEQLDGTARELERTNLTLVMDSKASQQKIGRLTGTIEALQNQVESLSGQVEQLRSMEQLRVRREKRERRKTIHSFPCLRELCTAPRYEDEFVVGRAESFSVDVKPQPFEEENQHLREAVSALRAAVRTERGRREGVERECNLLLAEFSRLQTRVQDAESCQGRVRELEVELQELQQLRRARNFLLSSEDDGVTLTQTVLNNTPETDTFLEVEVGETGGGVREESEGGGGVGGEALPESSPVRKSCSDTALNAIVARDASGRRRGSYALHANSVRKRGMSILREVDEQYHALLEKYEELLGKCRRHEESLCHAGVQTSRPVSRDPSMKDCAMGPTPAPPPTPTQSPSTPEAIESISKQVEAVDKRLGQNTPEYKALFKEIFSRIQKTKMDIKATKAAKSSKSGKSGKSSKQ; encoded by the exons ATGTACATCACTAATGAAGAGCAAGTGCAAGAGATTGAA TACCTATCAAAGCAGCTGGATGTTCTTCGGGACATGAACGAGCAGCATGCCAAAGTGTACGAGCAGCTGGACGGGACCGCCAGAGAGCTGGAGCGCACGAACCTCACACTGGTGATGGACAGCAAGGCCTCCCAGCAGAAGATAGGGAG GTTAACAGGGACCATTGAGGCTTTGCAGAACCAGGTGGAGTCTCTCTCAGGGCAGGTGGAGCAGCTTCGCTCCATGGAGCAGCTGCGAGTcaggagggagaagagggaaCGACGCAAGACCATACACTCCTTCCCTTGCCTGAGGGAGCTTTGCACAGCACCCAG gTATGAGGATGAGTTTGTAGTCGGCAGGGCTGAGAGTTTTTCCGTGGATGTGAAGCCTCAACCGTTTGAAGAGGAGAACCAGCACCTAAGGGAGGCGGTGTCGGCCCTTCGAGCGGCTGTCCGGACAGAGAGGGGGCGTAGAGAGGGGGTGGAGAGGGAGTGCAACCTCCTACTTGCAGAATTCTCCCGGCTGCAGACACGAGTCCAG GACGCTGAGAGCTGCCAGGGGAGGGTACGGGAGCTGGAGGTGGAGCtacaggagctgcagcagctacGTCGCGCTCGGAATTTCCTGCTGAGCAGCGAGGACGACGGCGTGACTCTTACCCAGACTGTCCTCAATAACACCCCAGAGACTGACACCTTCCTGGAGGTGGAGGTCGGGGAGACGGGAGGAGGTGTGAGGGAGGAGAGTGAAGGGGGAGGAGGTGTGGGAGGTGAGGCGCTCCCTGAGTCCAGCCCTGTGAGGAAAAGCTGCAGCGACACGGCGCTCAACGCCATCGTGGCCCGCGATGCGTCCGGCCGCAGGAGAGGCAGCTACGCCCTCCACGCCAACAGTGTGAGGAAGAGAGGGATGTCCATCCTCAGGGAGGTGGATGAGCAGTACCACGCCTTACTGGAGAAATATGAGGAGTTGTTAGGGAAGTGTAGGCGCCATGAGGAGAGCCTGTGTCACGCTGGGGTCCAGACTTCCAGACCGGTTTCCCGAGACCCGTCCATGAAAGACTGTGCTATGGGCCCCACCCCGGCGCCTCCCCCTACCCCCACCCAGTCGCCGTCCACCCCCGAGGCCATTGAGAGCATCAGCAAGCAGGTGGAGGCGGTAGATAAGAGGCTGGGACAGAACACTCCAGAGTACAAGGCCCTTTTTAAAGAGATCTTCTCTCGTATCCAAAAGACCAAGATGGACATCAAAGCTACCAAAGCTGCTAAATCTAGCAAATCTGGCAAGTCTGGCAAGTCTAGTAAACAGTAA